One window of Papaver somniferum cultivar HN1 chromosome 9, ASM357369v1, whole genome shotgun sequence genomic DNA carries:
- the LOC113312469 gene encoding uncharacterized protein LOC113312469 produces MPPSFGWIKCNTDDAFDDISGDNGAGYVMRDFSRKATFCASLVFDVHSAEEAEARAILENLKKVVEQHLSHIIVKSNAKALIDQFSAGNFDGDSRTDVIFKDILFFSSKLSACIFSFHPRSYNFVAHELAQWEKQNNSSMYWSKPPVWILPTVEEDHYPF; encoded by the coding sequence ATGCCTCCTTCTTTTGGTTGGATTAAATGCAATACTGATGATGCCTTTGATGATATCTCTGGAGATAATGGTGCAGGCTATGTGATGCGTGATTTCTCAAGAAAAGCAACCTTTTGTGCCTCCTTAGTCTTTGATGTTCactctgctgaagaagctgaagcaaggGCCATCTTGGAAAATCTGAAGAAAGTTGTGGAACAACATCTCTCTCACATCATTGTAAAAAGTAATGCAAAAGCTCTCATCGATCAATTTTCAGCTGGGAATTTCGATGGAGACTCTAGGACGGATGTTATCTTTAAAGacattctctttttttcttccaaattatcTGCTTGTATATTTAGTTTTCATCCTAGAAGTTATAATTTTGTAGCTCATGAGCTTGCTCAAtgggaaaaacaaaacaattcttcCATGTACTGGTCTAAACCTCCTGTTTGGATCCTTCCAACAGTTGAGGAGGACCATTATCCTTTTTGA